A segment of the Sulfurovum indicum genome:
GACGTTTGCCTGTTTTTTCACTGACTCCTCCAGGATACCCCGCTTCAGCCAGTAGCTTTTTGGCAACCTCCAAACTTTTACGCACACGTTTGCCATCCACCCAGTCGTAGACTACGAAGTTAGTCCCCTCTTTCCCTTCTTTATAACCAAATATTCCCTGTGGAATCGGTCCTTGTGCAGGTACCCCTCTCTCATTCATAAAAATTGAGATGTACTCTTCCTGGTTTTGAGCAATACTGATCGCCTGGCGCAGCTTTTTAGCCTTTTCACCATACCCGCCGACAACAGAGTCTGCCATATTGAACGCCAGATAGAAAATAGAGGGTTGTACCGAGCTTATAAGCCGTATCCCTTTGGCCTTCATCTCATTACTGAGTCCCATATCACCTGATGAGCCTATCTGCACTGCCTGGTCAAAAGCTTCTGTACTAATTCCAGAGGCGTCATAATACCCTTGAAGGAATTTGTTCCACAAAGGAATATTCTCTTTCTCCAATGTATAGACCACTTCATCAATAAAAGGAAGCTTTTTACCACTGTCTGCAAGCAGTTCTTCCCGAACATTGGACATTTCTGCCTCCTCTTTGCTCAGTATCGGGTAGTAATCTTCATGATAGTTCGGGTTTCTTTCAAGACGCATACGCTGATTGGGATTATTCTCTGCCAGATAATAGGGACCTGTACCTACCGGATACCAGTTAAGCGTCAGATTCTTTCTCTTCAGCCCTTCCTGCTGATAAAAAAGATCCGCTTCCCATGGGATAGGTGCAAAAAAAATCATACTCATCCAGTAGAGAAACTGCGGATATTTTCCTTTAACCCATATCTCCAGCGTAGTATCATCAACAACTCTAACCCCTTCTATATGATAGGAGCGAAGATCAAGGATCTCTTTATTGGCACGTTTTCTCTTTGCTACCTGGGTGATTTCCCTGGAAAATGATTCAAGTCCGACAATATAACTTTGCATCGTATCAAGAATAGGTGAGTGATACTGGCGTACTGCCATCCTTTTAATAGCATACTCATAATCCTCTGCTTTCAGCATACGTGTTGTCTTCTTTGGGAAGTCATCAAGGCTTTCAATTTTGGAAAGCGCTTTTTCATTGAGTGCGCCGTAAAGCAGATCTCCTTTATGATCTTTGACAAATGCCGGATGGTTCTGATACCCTATATCTTCTCTAAGATACAAACGGTAAAGCGTATAGGCAACCTCTTTGCTGTTTGCAGGAACTTCCTCTTTTTTTACATCAAGATATAATACTTCAGGCATTGACTTTAATGTCAACGGTTCCAAGGTATAAGGATACCGGAGATAGTTATACTGCAGCGGCGGTTCATATATCTGCCCCAAAAAAGCCCACTCATTTGAATTGTACGAACGT
Coding sequences within it:
- a CDS encoding ABC transporter substrate-binding protein, which produces MFLHLFKMIFLFALATSLSCANVWNNPYDEKQVQSNTLFTVFTSPPKYLDPVRSYNSNEWAFLGQIYEPPLQYNYLRYPYTLEPLTLKSMPEVLYLDVKKEEVPANSKEVAYTLYRLYLREDIGYQNHPAFVKDHKGDLLYGALNEKALSKIESLDDFPKKTTRMLKAEDYEYAIKRMAVRQYHSPILDTMQSYIVGLESFSREITQVAKRKRANKEILDLRSYHIEGVRVVDDTTLEIWVKGKYPQFLYWMSMIFFAPIPWEADLFYQQEGLKRKNLTLNWYPVGTGPYYLAENNPNQRMRLERNPNYHEDYYPILSKEEAEMSNVREELLADSGKKLPFIDEVVYTLEKENIPLWNKFLQGYYDASGISTEAFDQAVQIGSSGDMGLSNEMKAKGIRLISSVQPSIFYLAFNMADSVVGGYGEKAKKLRQAISIAQNQEEYISIFMNERGVPAQGPIPQGIFGYKEGKEGTNFVVYDWVDGKRVRKSLEVAKKLLAEAGYPGGVSEKTGKRLKLYYDTTATGPDDRALMDWRRKQFDKLGIELVIRATDYNRFQDKVRKGKVQLFSWGWNADYPDPENFLFLLYGKNAVIDTNGTGINSANYKNPEFDRLFDEIKTMNNTPERLEKIEKMLQIVREDAPWVWGFYPKSLALMHEWFGNVSANAMANNTLKYRRIDAQLRVKKQQEWNQPVRMPIILLLLGVLLSAVLLYKAYRKRQNSVIERKKR